The following proteins are encoded in a genomic region of Melopsittacus undulatus isolate bMelUnd1 chromosome 8, bMelUnd1.mat.Z, whole genome shotgun sequence:
- the LOC101878352 gene encoding ankyrin repeat and fibronectin type-III domain-containing protein 1-like isoform X5, with amino-acid sequence MSLGSADKKDFYQPKSSSPKMTQQMRDLQLAQARKPPGPSSPNAAKRLYRNLSGKFRVNYTSFDEGSLAGRGEKEKLRKSYLFQSNAALFEAVELQDQDRVQELLKQYSPEELDLNTPNSEGLLPLDIAIMTNNVPIARALLQAGAKESPHFVSLESRSLHLSTLVREAEQRVNELTAQVVNEAPNTDCSNKEKQLKAWEWRYRLYKRMKAGFEHARVPDAPSNVHLSVASSSSVQVNFGEPLSFNSAVVTKYKVEWSCFPTFSPLLGEAVIDKLKNLHFTIQGLVSGTAYYVQVSAYNMKGWGPPQASVPPFAIPSNWREYDGRAPRRRGQAEALDHLLGQVKTVHQHCLCHEPCKNQPQSRKHSVSKSLKHLFHPGSKFLKTLKRGLYLTTIFYKDDNILVTHEDQIPVVEIDDTYSCLLMQDFLWFTKVACMWDEILWLRQCVTVSQSSCSCILQTRFKMLLAISQMQGLLGIQDLGQVFFEPVKDKQGNILIVTLKEVKTNQTFESVRWVPICKLQSSRKSVSSPEEPTALDMLLISIQDKLAYHQRSSHALSPGLYLGYLKLCSAVDQIRVLVPEQLPNILCHVKIRSNPNISREEWEWLQKMVGVEEPVPAEPEAETSQNHLFQELQVAIKELMTLVNIPLQEAKDFRLYSQEVLDFGGQVSFLLLLPPSDDVCTAPGQNNPYTPRSGFLTLPLQIFELVHFFTYDQEFITQYCQVSALLELESLLSQQSLREAFSDAELSTAKQRHQQVQDYIQQMEEIWREMRWIMDALQHARYKQPSCGVSLSGFLSEAGGAMKEKAQSTSSHLEYLTSPAPSPETNRKLNSDSHGLSDEEGSSEVFLATDSDYDSSRAQSPKELDLVYSSLGPECCGRRDACTLQDSAPDVLQNHELKTPLPLPPPLEEPQPPPDLYDSDFVLPSRQIELLRITEKRQAYCVRTSSLDFPKPLCQAARKSCPGSVDSSPTESRTTGHCSQRKLGAALTPRPECGRSTQGSQPIFRTRSAEWTQNFQEQLEQPGCLGDQGKKLGSVTLRVCPQYETGLSKETSVKLHITSQTSAGEVVKLVVLEMNEMSRGVLGDSAAFCYGEEQLEHFGLVFASDDSERWLPDDFLPLFLQTTRPEGQFYVRIKETSPLVLQYGPATTV; translated from the exons GTCATCCTCCCCTAAAATGACGCAGCAGATGCGGGACCTGCAGCTGGCTCAGGCCAGAAAGCCTCCGGGCCCTTCCTCACCCAACGCAGCCAAGAGGCTCTACCGAAACCTGTCAGGGAAATTCCGTGTCAACTACACGTCCTTTGACGAGGGCAGCCTGGCGGGACGGGGTGAGAAGGAGAAGCTCCGCAAGTCCTACCTG TTCCAGAGCAATGCTGCCCTTTTCGAAGCTGTGGAGCTACAGGACCAAGACAGGgtccaggagctgctgaagcagTACAGCCCCGAAGAGCTGGACCTAAACACCCCCAACAGTGAGGGGTTACTGCCCCTGGACATCGCCATCATGACCAACAATGTTCCCATTGCCAGGGCCCTGCTGCAGGCGGGAGCAAAGGAGAGCCCACACT TCGTGAGCCTGGAGAGCCGCTCACTGCACCTCTCCACGCTGGTGCGGGAAGCAGAGCAGCGCGTCAATGAGCTGACGGCACAGGTGGTGAATGAGGCACCCAACACTGACTGCTCCAACAAGGAGAAGCAGCTCAAGGCCTGGGAGTGGCGATACCGGCTTTACAAGCGCATGAAGGCAGGGTTTGAGCATGCCC GAGTGCCAGATGCCCCCTCCAACGTCCACCTCTCTGTGGCCAGCAGCTCATCGGTGCAGGTGAACTTTGGGGAGCCCCTAAGCTTCAACTCAGCTGTTGTCACCAAGTACAAAG TGGAGTGGAGCTGCTTCCCCACCTTCTCACCACTGCTGGGGGAGGCCGTGATCGACAAGTTGAAGAACCTGCACTTCACCATACAGGGGCTGGTGTCG GGCACAGCTTACTACGTCCAGGTGTCTGCCTACAACATGAAGGGCTGGGGTCCCCCGCAAGCCTCCGTGCCCCCTTTTGCCATCCCTTCTA ACTGGCGGGAGTACGATGGCCGGGCCCCACGGCGAAGGGGACAGGCTGAAGCTCTGGATCATCTACTGGGGCAGGTGAAGACTGtccaccagcactgcctgtgccATG AGCCCTGCAAGAACCAGCCCCAGAGCAGGAAACACTCGGTCTCCAAGAGCCTCAAGCACCTCTTCCATCCTGGCAGCAAGTTCCTCAAGACGCTGAAGCG GGGCCTCTACCTGACAACCATCTTCTACAAGGATGACAACATCCTGGTGACCCATGAAGACCAGATCCCTGTGGTGGAGATTGATGACACCTACTCCTGCCTGCTCATGCAGGATTTTCTCTGGTTCACCAAG GTGGCATGTATGTGGGATGAGATCCTGTGGCTGCGGCAGTGTGTCACCGTCTCCCAGtcatcctgctcctgcatcctgcagacACGCTTCAAGATGCTGCTGGCCATCTCTCAAATGCAG GGGCTGCTGGGTATCCAGGACCTGGGGCAGGTCTTCTTTGAGCCTGTCAAAGACAAACAGGGCAATATCCTCATCGTCACTCTGAAGGAGGTGAAGACCAACCAGACCTTCGAGAGTGTCCGCTGGGTTCCCATCTGCAAGCTGCAGAGCAGTCGCAAGTCTGTGTCCTCCCCGGAGGAGCCCACTGCTCTGGACATGCTGCTGATCTCCATCCAG GACAAGCTGGCTTACCACCAGCGGAGCAGCCATGCCCTCTCCCCGGGCCTCTACTTGGGCTACTTGAAGCTCTGCAGTGCCGTGGATCAGATCCGAGTGCTGGTGCCAGAGCAACTCCCTAACATCCTGTGCCACGTCAAGATTCGCTCTAATCCCAACATCTCCAG GGAGGAGTGGGAATGGCTGCAGAAGATGGTTGGCGTGGAGGAGCCTGTTCCTGCAGAACCAGAGGCTGAGACCTCCCAGAACCACTTGTTTCAGGAGCTCCAAGTGGCCATCAAGGAGCTGATGACCCTGGTGAACATCCCGTTGCAAGAG GCCAAAGATTTCCGTCTGTACAGCCAAGAAGTGCTGGACTTCGGGGGCCAGgtctccttcctgctgctgctgcctccgtCAGATGACGTCTGCACCGCCCCAGGCCAGAACAACCCCTACACCCCTCGCTCTGGCTTCCTCACGCTGCCACTGCAGATCTTCGAGTTAG TCCACTTCTTCACATACGACCAGGAGTTCATCACCCAGTACTGTCAGGTATCTGCGCTCTTGGAGCTGGAGTCGCTCCTCTCTCAGCAGAGCCTCAGAGAAGCCTTCTCCGATGCCGAGCTCTCCACCGCAAAGCAGAGGCACCAGCAGGTTCAGGACTATATTCAG CAAATGGAGGAGATCTGGCGCGAGATGCGCTGGATTATGGATGCCCTGCAACATGCCCGGTACAAGCAGCCCTCCTGTGGGGTGTCTCTTAGTGGCTTCCTCAGTGAGGCTGGAGGTGCAATGAAGGAGAAAGCCCAGTCCACCTCATCCCACCTCGAGTACCTCACCTCCCCGGCACCCTCACCAGAGACCAACCGTAAGCTCAACTCTG ACTCACATGGGCTGTCAGATGAGGAGGGCTCCTCGGAGGTGTTCCTGGCTACTGACAGTGACTACGACTCCAGCAGGGCACAGAGCCCGAAGGAGCTTGATCTGGTATACTCCTCCTTGGGGCCCGAGTGCTGTGGCAGGAGGGATGCCTGCACCCTGCAGGACAGCGCCCCGGACGTCCTGCAAAACCATGAGCTCAAGACCCCCCTaccactgccaccaccactgGAGGAGCCCCAGCCACCCCCTGATCTCTATGACAGTGACTTCGTGCTGCCCAGCCGACAGATCGAGCTGCTGCGCATCACGGAGAAGCGGCAGGCGTATTGTGTCCGAACCAGTAGCCTGGACTTCCCTAAACCGCTCtgccaggcagccaggaagtCCTGCCCTGGCTCTGTTGACAGCTCCCCAACGGAGAGCAGGACCACGGGCCACTGCAGCCAGCGCAAGCTGGGTGCTGCGCTGACACCCAGGCCCGAGTGCGGCCGCAGCACACAGGGCTCCCAGCCCATCTTCCGGACGCGCTCGGCCGAGTGGACTCAGAACTtccaggagcagctggagcagcctgggtGCTTGGGTGATCAAGGGAAGAAGCTGGGCTCTGTCACCTTGCGTGTCTGCCCTCAGTACGAGACTGGACTCTCCAAAGAGACCAGTGTCAAG CTACACATCACCAGCCAGACGTCTGCTGGGGAGGTGGTGAAGCTGGTGGTGCTCGAGATGAATGAGATGTCCCGCGGTGTTCTGGGTGACTCGGCCGCCTTCTGCTATGGCgaggagcagctggagcactTTGGACTGGTGTTTGCTTCCGATGACAGTGAGAGGTGGCTTCCTGATGACTTCTTGCCTCTGTTCCTCCAAACGACCCGGCC
- the LOC101878352 gene encoding ankyrin repeat and fibronectin type-III domain-containing protein 1-like isoform X4 translates to MSLGSADKKDFYQPKSESSLSRFAHRLSVKQKQEKRRKAEYASAELSAFRPRSLSIEWSSSPKMTQQMRDLQLAQARKPPGPSSPNAAKRLYRNLSGKFRVNYTSFDEGSLAGRGEKEKLRKSYLFQSNAALFEAVELQDQDRVQELLKQYSPEELDLNTPNSEGLLPLDIAIMTNNVPIARALLQAGAKESPHFVSLESRSLHLSTLVREAEQRVNELTAQVVNEAPNTDCSNKEKQLKAWEWRYRLYKRMKAGFEHARVPDAPSNVHLSVASSSSVQVNFGEPLSFNSAVVTKYKVEWSCFPTFSPLLGEAVIDKLKNLHFTIQGLVSGTAYYVQVSAYNMKGWGPPQASVPPFAIPSNWREYDGRAPRRRGQAEALDHLLGQVKTVHQHCLCHEPCKNQPQSRKHSVSKSLKHLFHPGSKFLKTLKRGLYLTTIFYKDDNILVTHEDQIPVVEIDDTYSCLLMQDFLWFTKVACMWDEILWLRQCVTVSQSSCSCILQTRFKMLLAISQMQGLLGIQDLGQVFFEPVKDKQGNILIVTLKEVKTNQTFESVRWVPICKLQSSRKSVSSPEEPTALDMLLISIQDKLAYHQRSSHALSPGLYLGYLKLCSAVDQIRVLVPEQLPNILCHVKIRSNPNISREEWEWLQKMVGVEEPVPAEPEAETSQNHLFQELQVAIKELMTLVNIPLQEAKDFRLYSQEVLDFGGQVSFLLLLPPSDDVCTAPGQNNPYTPRSGFLTLPLQIFELVHFFTYDQEFITQYCQVSALLELESLLSQQSLREAFSDAELSTAKQRHQQVQDYIQQMEEIWREMRWIMDALQHARYKQPSCGVSLSGFLSEAGGAMKEKAQSTSSHLEYLTSPAPSPETNRKLNSDSHGLSDEEGSSEVFLATDSDYDSSRAQSPKELDLVYSSLGPECCGRRDACTLQDSAPDVLQNHELKTPLPLPPPLEEPQPPPDLYDSDFVLPSRQIELLRITEKRQAYCVRTSSLDFPKPLCQAARKSCPGSVDSSPTESRTTGHCSQRKLGAALTPRPECGRSTQGSQPIFRTRSAEWTQNFQEQLEQPGCLGDQGKKLGSVTLRVCPQYETGLSKETSVKLHITSQTSAGEVVKLVVLEMNEMSRGVLGDSAAFCYGEEQLEHFGLVFASDDSERWLPDDFLPLFLQTTRPEGQFYVRIKETSPLVLQYGPATTV, encoded by the exons GTCATCCTCCCCTAAAATGACGCAGCAGATGCGGGACCTGCAGCTGGCTCAGGCCAGAAAGCCTCCGGGCCCTTCCTCACCCAACGCAGCCAAGAGGCTCTACCGAAACCTGTCAGGGAAATTCCGTGTCAACTACACGTCCTTTGACGAGGGCAGCCTGGCGGGACGGGGTGAGAAGGAGAAGCTCCGCAAGTCCTACCTG TTCCAGAGCAATGCTGCCCTTTTCGAAGCTGTGGAGCTACAGGACCAAGACAGGgtccaggagctgctgaagcagTACAGCCCCGAAGAGCTGGACCTAAACACCCCCAACAGTGAGGGGTTACTGCCCCTGGACATCGCCATCATGACCAACAATGTTCCCATTGCCAGGGCCCTGCTGCAGGCGGGAGCAAAGGAGAGCCCACACT TCGTGAGCCTGGAGAGCCGCTCACTGCACCTCTCCACGCTGGTGCGGGAAGCAGAGCAGCGCGTCAATGAGCTGACGGCACAGGTGGTGAATGAGGCACCCAACACTGACTGCTCCAACAAGGAGAAGCAGCTCAAGGCCTGGGAGTGGCGATACCGGCTTTACAAGCGCATGAAGGCAGGGTTTGAGCATGCCC GAGTGCCAGATGCCCCCTCCAACGTCCACCTCTCTGTGGCCAGCAGCTCATCGGTGCAGGTGAACTTTGGGGAGCCCCTAAGCTTCAACTCAGCTGTTGTCACCAAGTACAAAG TGGAGTGGAGCTGCTTCCCCACCTTCTCACCACTGCTGGGGGAGGCCGTGATCGACAAGTTGAAGAACCTGCACTTCACCATACAGGGGCTGGTGTCG GGCACAGCTTACTACGTCCAGGTGTCTGCCTACAACATGAAGGGCTGGGGTCCCCCGCAAGCCTCCGTGCCCCCTTTTGCCATCCCTTCTA ACTGGCGGGAGTACGATGGCCGGGCCCCACGGCGAAGGGGACAGGCTGAAGCTCTGGATCATCTACTGGGGCAGGTGAAGACTGtccaccagcactgcctgtgccATG AGCCCTGCAAGAACCAGCCCCAGAGCAGGAAACACTCGGTCTCCAAGAGCCTCAAGCACCTCTTCCATCCTGGCAGCAAGTTCCTCAAGACGCTGAAGCG GGGCCTCTACCTGACAACCATCTTCTACAAGGATGACAACATCCTGGTGACCCATGAAGACCAGATCCCTGTGGTGGAGATTGATGACACCTACTCCTGCCTGCTCATGCAGGATTTTCTCTGGTTCACCAAG GTGGCATGTATGTGGGATGAGATCCTGTGGCTGCGGCAGTGTGTCACCGTCTCCCAGtcatcctgctcctgcatcctgcagacACGCTTCAAGATGCTGCTGGCCATCTCTCAAATGCAG GGGCTGCTGGGTATCCAGGACCTGGGGCAGGTCTTCTTTGAGCCTGTCAAAGACAAACAGGGCAATATCCTCATCGTCACTCTGAAGGAGGTGAAGACCAACCAGACCTTCGAGAGTGTCCGCTGGGTTCCCATCTGCAAGCTGCAGAGCAGTCGCAAGTCTGTGTCCTCCCCGGAGGAGCCCACTGCTCTGGACATGCTGCTGATCTCCATCCAG GACAAGCTGGCTTACCACCAGCGGAGCAGCCATGCCCTCTCCCCGGGCCTCTACTTGGGCTACTTGAAGCTCTGCAGTGCCGTGGATCAGATCCGAGTGCTGGTGCCAGAGCAACTCCCTAACATCCTGTGCCACGTCAAGATTCGCTCTAATCCCAACATCTCCAG GGAGGAGTGGGAATGGCTGCAGAAGATGGTTGGCGTGGAGGAGCCTGTTCCTGCAGAACCAGAGGCTGAGACCTCCCAGAACCACTTGTTTCAGGAGCTCCAAGTGGCCATCAAGGAGCTGATGACCCTGGTGAACATCCCGTTGCAAGAG GCCAAAGATTTCCGTCTGTACAGCCAAGAAGTGCTGGACTTCGGGGGCCAGgtctccttcctgctgctgctgcctccgtCAGATGACGTCTGCACCGCCCCAGGCCAGAACAACCCCTACACCCCTCGCTCTGGCTTCCTCACGCTGCCACTGCAGATCTTCGAGTTAG TCCACTTCTTCACATACGACCAGGAGTTCATCACCCAGTACTGTCAGGTATCTGCGCTCTTGGAGCTGGAGTCGCTCCTCTCTCAGCAGAGCCTCAGAGAAGCCTTCTCCGATGCCGAGCTCTCCACCGCAAAGCAGAGGCACCAGCAGGTTCAGGACTATATTCAG CAAATGGAGGAGATCTGGCGCGAGATGCGCTGGATTATGGATGCCCTGCAACATGCCCGGTACAAGCAGCCCTCCTGTGGGGTGTCTCTTAGTGGCTTCCTCAGTGAGGCTGGAGGTGCAATGAAGGAGAAAGCCCAGTCCACCTCATCCCACCTCGAGTACCTCACCTCCCCGGCACCCTCACCAGAGACCAACCGTAAGCTCAACTCTG ACTCACATGGGCTGTCAGATGAGGAGGGCTCCTCGGAGGTGTTCCTGGCTACTGACAGTGACTACGACTCCAGCAGGGCACAGAGCCCGAAGGAGCTTGATCTGGTATACTCCTCCTTGGGGCCCGAGTGCTGTGGCAGGAGGGATGCCTGCACCCTGCAGGACAGCGCCCCGGACGTCCTGCAAAACCATGAGCTCAAGACCCCCCTaccactgccaccaccactgGAGGAGCCCCAGCCACCCCCTGATCTCTATGACAGTGACTTCGTGCTGCCCAGCCGACAGATCGAGCTGCTGCGCATCACGGAGAAGCGGCAGGCGTATTGTGTCCGAACCAGTAGCCTGGACTTCCCTAAACCGCTCtgccaggcagccaggaagtCCTGCCCTGGCTCTGTTGACAGCTCCCCAACGGAGAGCAGGACCACGGGCCACTGCAGCCAGCGCAAGCTGGGTGCTGCGCTGACACCCAGGCCCGAGTGCGGCCGCAGCACACAGGGCTCCCAGCCCATCTTCCGGACGCGCTCGGCCGAGTGGACTCAGAACTtccaggagcagctggagcagcctgggtGCTTGGGTGATCAAGGGAAGAAGCTGGGCTCTGTCACCTTGCGTGTCTGCCCTCAGTACGAGACTGGACTCTCCAAAGAGACCAGTGTCAAG CTACACATCACCAGCCAGACGTCTGCTGGGGAGGTGGTGAAGCTGGTGGTGCTCGAGATGAATGAGATGTCCCGCGGTGTTCTGGGTGACTCGGCCGCCTTCTGCTATGGCgaggagcagctggagcactTTGGACTGGTGTTTGCTTCCGATGACAGTGAGAGGTGGCTTCCTGATGACTTCTTGCCTCTGTTCCTCCAAACGACCCGGCC
- the LOC101878352 gene encoding ankyrin repeat and fibronectin type-III domain-containing protein 1-like isoform X6, with amino-acid sequence MTQQMRDLQLAQARKPPGPSSPNAAKRLYRNLSGKFRVNYTSFDEGSLAGRGEKEKLRKSYLFQSNAALFEAVELQDQDRVQELLKQYSPEELDLNTPNSEGLLPLDIAIMTNNVPIARALLQAGAKESPHFVSLESRSLHLSTLVREAEQRVNELTAQVVNEAPNTDCSNKEKQLKAWEWRYRLYKRMKAGFEHARVPDAPSNVHLSVASSSSVQVNFGEPLSFNSAVVTKYKVEWSCFPTFSPLLGEAVIDKLKNLHFTIQGLVSGTAYYVQVSAYNMKGWGPPQASVPPFAIPSNWREYDGRAPRRRGQAEALDHLLGQVKTVHQHCLCHEPCKNQPQSRKHSVSKSLKHLFHPGSKFLKTLKRGLYLTTIFYKDDNILVTHEDQIPVVEIDDTYSCLLMQDFLWFTKVACMWDEILWLRQCVTVSQSSCSCILQTRFKMLLAISQMQGLLGIQDLGQVFFEPVKDKQGNILIVTLKEVKTNQTFESVRWVPICKLQSSRKSVSSPEEPTALDMLLISIQDKLAYHQRSSHALSPGLYLGYLKLCSAVDQIRVLVPEQLPNILCHVKIRSNPNISREEWEWLQKMVGVEEPVPAEPEAETSQNHLFQELQVAIKELMTLVNIPLQEAKDFRLYSQEVLDFGGQVSFLLLLPPSDDVCTAPGQNNPYTPRSGFLTLPLQIFELVHFFTYDQEFITQYCQVSALLELESLLSQQSLREAFSDAELSTAKQRHQQVQDYIQQMEEIWREMRWIMDALQHARYKQPSCGVSLSGFLSEAGGAMKEKAQSTSSHLEYLTSPAPSPETNRKLNSDSHGLSDEEGSSEVFLATDSDYDSSRAQSPKELDLVYSSLGPECCGRRDACTLQDSAPDVLQNHELKTPLPLPPPLEEPQPPPDLYDSDFVLPSRQIELLRITEKRQAYCVRTSSLDFPKPLCQAARKSCPGSVDSSPTESRTTGHCSQRKLGAALTPRPECGRSTQGSQPIFRTRSAEWTQNFQEQLEQPGCLGDQGKKLGSVTLRVCPQYETGLSKETSVKLHITSQTSAGEVVKLVVLEMNEMSRGVLGDSAAFCYGEEQLEHFGLVFASDDSERWLPDDFLPLFLQTTRPEGQFYVRIKETSPLVLQYGPATTV; translated from the exons ATGACGCAGCAGATGCGGGACCTGCAGCTGGCTCAGGCCAGAAAGCCTCCGGGCCCTTCCTCACCCAACGCAGCCAAGAGGCTCTACCGAAACCTGTCAGGGAAATTCCGTGTCAACTACACGTCCTTTGACGAGGGCAGCCTGGCGGGACGGGGTGAGAAGGAGAAGCTCCGCAAGTCCTACCTG TTCCAGAGCAATGCTGCCCTTTTCGAAGCTGTGGAGCTACAGGACCAAGACAGGgtccaggagctgctgaagcagTACAGCCCCGAAGAGCTGGACCTAAACACCCCCAACAGTGAGGGGTTACTGCCCCTGGACATCGCCATCATGACCAACAATGTTCCCATTGCCAGGGCCCTGCTGCAGGCGGGAGCAAAGGAGAGCCCACACT TCGTGAGCCTGGAGAGCCGCTCACTGCACCTCTCCACGCTGGTGCGGGAAGCAGAGCAGCGCGTCAATGAGCTGACGGCACAGGTGGTGAATGAGGCACCCAACACTGACTGCTCCAACAAGGAGAAGCAGCTCAAGGCCTGGGAGTGGCGATACCGGCTTTACAAGCGCATGAAGGCAGGGTTTGAGCATGCCC GAGTGCCAGATGCCCCCTCCAACGTCCACCTCTCTGTGGCCAGCAGCTCATCGGTGCAGGTGAACTTTGGGGAGCCCCTAAGCTTCAACTCAGCTGTTGTCACCAAGTACAAAG TGGAGTGGAGCTGCTTCCCCACCTTCTCACCACTGCTGGGGGAGGCCGTGATCGACAAGTTGAAGAACCTGCACTTCACCATACAGGGGCTGGTGTCG GGCACAGCTTACTACGTCCAGGTGTCTGCCTACAACATGAAGGGCTGGGGTCCCCCGCAAGCCTCCGTGCCCCCTTTTGCCATCCCTTCTA ACTGGCGGGAGTACGATGGCCGGGCCCCACGGCGAAGGGGACAGGCTGAAGCTCTGGATCATCTACTGGGGCAGGTGAAGACTGtccaccagcactgcctgtgccATG AGCCCTGCAAGAACCAGCCCCAGAGCAGGAAACACTCGGTCTCCAAGAGCCTCAAGCACCTCTTCCATCCTGGCAGCAAGTTCCTCAAGACGCTGAAGCG GGGCCTCTACCTGACAACCATCTTCTACAAGGATGACAACATCCTGGTGACCCATGAAGACCAGATCCCTGTGGTGGAGATTGATGACACCTACTCCTGCCTGCTCATGCAGGATTTTCTCTGGTTCACCAAG GTGGCATGTATGTGGGATGAGATCCTGTGGCTGCGGCAGTGTGTCACCGTCTCCCAGtcatcctgctcctgcatcctgcagacACGCTTCAAGATGCTGCTGGCCATCTCTCAAATGCAG GGGCTGCTGGGTATCCAGGACCTGGGGCAGGTCTTCTTTGAGCCTGTCAAAGACAAACAGGGCAATATCCTCATCGTCACTCTGAAGGAGGTGAAGACCAACCAGACCTTCGAGAGTGTCCGCTGGGTTCCCATCTGCAAGCTGCAGAGCAGTCGCAAGTCTGTGTCCTCCCCGGAGGAGCCCACTGCTCTGGACATGCTGCTGATCTCCATCCAG GACAAGCTGGCTTACCACCAGCGGAGCAGCCATGCCCTCTCCCCGGGCCTCTACTTGGGCTACTTGAAGCTCTGCAGTGCCGTGGATCAGATCCGAGTGCTGGTGCCAGAGCAACTCCCTAACATCCTGTGCCACGTCAAGATTCGCTCTAATCCCAACATCTCCAG GGAGGAGTGGGAATGGCTGCAGAAGATGGTTGGCGTGGAGGAGCCTGTTCCTGCAGAACCAGAGGCTGAGACCTCCCAGAACCACTTGTTTCAGGAGCTCCAAGTGGCCATCAAGGAGCTGATGACCCTGGTGAACATCCCGTTGCAAGAG GCCAAAGATTTCCGTCTGTACAGCCAAGAAGTGCTGGACTTCGGGGGCCAGgtctccttcctgctgctgctgcctccgtCAGATGACGTCTGCACCGCCCCAGGCCAGAACAACCCCTACACCCCTCGCTCTGGCTTCCTCACGCTGCCACTGCAGATCTTCGAGTTAG TCCACTTCTTCACATACGACCAGGAGTTCATCACCCAGTACTGTCAGGTATCTGCGCTCTTGGAGCTGGAGTCGCTCCTCTCTCAGCAGAGCCTCAGAGAAGCCTTCTCCGATGCCGAGCTCTCCACCGCAAAGCAGAGGCACCAGCAGGTTCAGGACTATATTCAG CAAATGGAGGAGATCTGGCGCGAGATGCGCTGGATTATGGATGCCCTGCAACATGCCCGGTACAAGCAGCCCTCCTGTGGGGTGTCTCTTAGTGGCTTCCTCAGTGAGGCTGGAGGTGCAATGAAGGAGAAAGCCCAGTCCACCTCATCCCACCTCGAGTACCTCACCTCCCCGGCACCCTCACCAGAGACCAACCGTAAGCTCAACTCTG ACTCACATGGGCTGTCAGATGAGGAGGGCTCCTCGGAGGTGTTCCTGGCTACTGACAGTGACTACGACTCCAGCAGGGCACAGAGCCCGAAGGAGCTTGATCTGGTATACTCCTCCTTGGGGCCCGAGTGCTGTGGCAGGAGGGATGCCTGCACCCTGCAGGACAGCGCCCCGGACGTCCTGCAAAACCATGAGCTCAAGACCCCCCTaccactgccaccaccactgGAGGAGCCCCAGCCACCCCCTGATCTCTATGACAGTGACTTCGTGCTGCCCAGCCGACAGATCGAGCTGCTGCGCATCACGGAGAAGCGGCAGGCGTATTGTGTCCGAACCAGTAGCCTGGACTTCCCTAAACCGCTCtgccaggcagccaggaagtCCTGCCCTGGCTCTGTTGACAGCTCCCCAACGGAGAGCAGGACCACGGGCCACTGCAGCCAGCGCAAGCTGGGTGCTGCGCTGACACCCAGGCCCGAGTGCGGCCGCAGCACACAGGGCTCCCAGCCCATCTTCCGGACGCGCTCGGCCGAGTGGACTCAGAACTtccaggagcagctggagcagcctgggtGCTTGGGTGATCAAGGGAAGAAGCTGGGCTCTGTCACCTTGCGTGTCTGCCCTCAGTACGAGACTGGACTCTCCAAAGAGACCAGTGTCAAG CTACACATCACCAGCCAGACGTCTGCTGGGGAGGTGGTGAAGCTGGTGGTGCTCGAGATGAATGAGATGTCCCGCGGTGTTCTGGGTGACTCGGCCGCCTTCTGCTATGGCgaggagcagctggagcactTTGGACTGGTGTTTGCTTCCGATGACAGTGAGAGGTGGCTTCCTGATGACTTCTTGCCTCTGTTCCTCCAAACGACCCGGCC